In Phragmitibacter flavus, the sequence ACGGGCTCCTTGCATTCCGAGCCCGCCGAAGCAATGATGACCCCCTAACCACGGTGTCACACCTAATGAGTCAACGACACCCTCTTTCCTACACCTCCCCGGTGTCATTTACTTTTGAGGCAACAAGATCGTCACTGTCCATCCGTAAATGCTCATACCCATCAGCCACTTGTCTCTCAACATGCCCTCCCTTTTCGATCCGCTCACCATCGGCGACCTCACCCTTCCCAACCGCATCATCATGGCACCGCTCACGCGCAGCCGGGCAGGCAAGGAACGCATCCCCAATGAATTGATGGCCGAATATTATGTCCAGCGCTCGTCCGCCGGACTCATCCTCACCGAAGCCACCTCCGTCACTCCCATGGGAGTCGGATATGCCGATACTCCTGGGATCTGGTCCGAAGAGCAAGTTGCTGGCTGGACCAAAATCACCAGCGCCGTCCACGCCGCCGGAGGTCGCATCTTCCTGCAACTCTGGCACGTCGGCCGCATCTCCGATCCGCTCTTCCTCAACGGCGAAACGCCCGTCGCTCCCAGCGCGGTCCGCCCCGCAGGTCACGTCAGCCTCGTGCGTCCCGAAAAACCTTTCGTCACCCCACGCGCCCTCGACCTCGAAGAAATTCCCGGTGTCATTGAAGCTTATCGCAAAGGTGCCGAAAACGCCAAACTCGCCGGCTTTGATGGCGTCGAAATCCATGGTGCCAACGGTTACCTTCTCGACCAGTTCCTGCAGGACAAAACCAATCAGCGCACGGATGAATACGGCGGTCCCATCGAAAACCGCGCCCGCCTCATGCTCGAAGTCACCGACGCTTGCATCAGCGTCTGGGGTGCCGATCGTGTGGGCATGCACCTCGCTCCACGTGGTGACGCCCATGACATGGGCGATTCCGACCCTCTCGCCACCTTCACCTATCTCGCCACCGAGCTCGGCAAACGTCGCATCGCCTTCATCTGCGCCCGCGAATCCCAAGGCGACGGACGCATTGGACCCGCGATCAAACAAGCCTTCGGCGGACCCTACATCGCCAACCAGGGCCTCGACCAAACCACCGCCCAGGCACTCCTCGACAACGGCGAAGCCGACGCCGCAGCCTTCGGCGTCTTGTTCATCGCCAACCCCGATCTCCCCGCCCGCTTCGCTGCCGACACTGAACTCAACACCCCCGATCCCACCACCTTCTACGCCCCGGGCCCCAAAGGTTACACCGACTACTCGTCACTCACCGCTGCGTAAGTTTTCAAAGGTCAAGCTCACTGCTCCGGCTGCAACATGTCCAGGCTCGACGGTCTCATCCGTCCGCCACCCAGCGATGGCTTGTTGTTGCCCAAGGTAAACACGGGGATGTTCTTCAACTCCAGACCGAACGCCTTGTTCGCTTCCGAGAACTGCTGCATCCTTTCCAAATCCTCCATGTCGGGCGTCGCCGTGGTGAACAATGGCAAAACCGGGGTCCCATTCTCGCGCTTTTTGTATTTGGTTTTGCGATGCTCCACCAACAACAAACCGCCCACCTGACCACCCGGACGCTCGCCCACCACAATGTCGATCTTCGCCGGACCCGTGAGCCGCACCCATTTCCCCGCATAACATTTGCCATTCAAAATGTTCATGCCTCCAAACGACTGCCTCACCTCATCGTCCCTTTTCTCTTCGCCGAGATTCACCAGATCGTCCCGTGAAGCATCCAGCACCGGTTTGCCATCAATGTAGACCGCCAGCATGTCATCGAAGTAACCCACAAAACGCCATTCACCCAACTCCGGCGGCGTAATCTGACCCGAATAATGCACCAGCCAGCCCCGCGGCTGCACATGTTGGTCCACCGCAAACGCCTTCGGACCCTCCTCCGCCTTCATCAGCGGCACGCCCAAAAACGTAAAGCTCATCTGCTCCGGCGCGCGGAAATAATCCTTCATCTCATTCGCGTCGAATTTGTTCTTCGCAAACGCCTTCACGATTTGGAAATACCCGTTCGCATCGTAGCTCAGCGGCTTCCCCTTCCGGTCCTGTTTCAGATCATAAAACACCCCCGGCAACCCGTCTCCACCCAGATTCCCAAAAAACGTCCGCGCCAGAAAACCCTTCACATTCCCCGTTCCGATTCCGGCCCCGAGCCCGCCACCCGCTCCAGCGCCACCAAATGCACCGCTGCTCATCGAACGCGAACCCATCAAGCTCGTCATCACCGGAATGTCGACGCTGTCCATCGGCAATTCGTCCGGCAAATGGATCGACGAAGTCAACGAGTTGCTCACGATCCTCCGAATCATTGCATTCTGCGGCTTCACCTGAACGACCTCGTTCACTTCCCGACTCGCCTCCTCTGCACCCTTGCTCTCCCCACCCGGCAGAAAATCCACCTTGTTTTCCGTCACCACCGTCTCCACCACAAAATAACTCGCCACCAACAAGCCGGCATGAATCATCAAGCTGACCATGAATGATCCGCCTCCGACCTTGTTCCAGTATTGCGAGAGTCTGCTGGGCTTTTTCTCTGCATAAGAAGTCCCCTCCTGCGTCATCATCGGAACATTTGTCGGAGCCGGTTGCACCAACATCGGAACCGGCATTGCGGTCGTGGGTTCAGTCGTTGGCAAAGTCATCGGCACCGGCTGCGATGCCGACAAACTTTGCACCCGCACCGTCACCGGTTTTGGAATTTTGGATGAAGCGTCAGAAGGTCGGTCGGCGTGTTCCATGGTAATCAAAACGTAAAGGCTTGAGATGCCTTAGGACCAATTTTGAAATGGCGTCTCAATTCAATTCGATCGGATTCTACCCAAGCTCCTCGATCCACGTCGATTCAAATCCGCCCGATGGCCACATTCAATCTTTTCCACTGGTGATGTATTCTCACCACCCCCTTGATCTTGCCACCCCCATAGAGTCTGATTGGATGAACTTCTGCCCACCGCAACACGCCGCATGCGCCCTCTGCTCCGACTCCTCATCTCGATGCTTCCCATCAGCGTCATGGCAAATCCTCCGCCCCACTCCTGGCAATCGCTCCCGCCTATTCCTGACCCCATCGGCTTTGCCGCTCCCTTCGCCGGCACCCACAACAAAGTCCTCATCGTCGCGGGCGGTGCCAACTTCCCAGAAAAATCTCCCTGGCAGGGCGGCACCAAAATCTGGCACGACCGCGCGTTCATCCTCGAAAAGCCCGACGCCCAATGGCGAACAGATTTTCACCTCCCTCGTCCCCTGGCTTACGGGGTCTCCATCAGCACTCCCCGAGGCATCGTCTGCATCGGTGGCAGCGATGATCAACAACACTTCCGCGACGTCTTCCTCCTTCAATGGCTAGACGGGAAACTTCTCACCCAACCCCTGCCGTCGCTTCCTCAAACCTGCGCCAACGCCTGCGGAGCCGCCATCGGCAATACCCTCTTCGTCGCCGGAGGCCAGACAACCCCCGCCTCCACATCCGCCCTTCACACCTTCTGGTCACTTGACCTCACCTCGCCCAATCCCACCTGGCAAACCCTCGAACCCTGGCCCGGTCCCGCCCGCATCCTCGCCACCGCCGCCGCCCACGAGGGTTTCTTTTATCTCTTCAGCGGTGCCGACCTCACCCCCGGTCCCGATGGCAAAGCTCAACGCACCTGGCTGAATGATGCCTACCGTTATCACCCGGACCAAGGATGGAAAAAACTCTCCGCCCTCCCCCGGCCCGCCGTCGCCGCCCCATCTCCCGCACCGCTCCTCAACCCCACTTCGATTGCCGTCCTCGGCGGAGATGACGGAGCGCAACTCCATGTCGCCCCCACCGCGCACCAAGGTTTCCCCAAAACACCCCTCGTCTACGACATCCCCACCAACCTCTGGCGCGAAGCCCCCGCCCTGCCTTTCTCCCTCGTCACCACCACGGTTGTCACCTGGCAAAACCTTTTCGTCATCCCCGGAGGCGAAGCCAAACCCGGCATCCGCTCCACCGAAGTCTGGTCCCTCCCCTTGTCACAGCCTTAACCCTCATTCTTTATCCTGTAGCCCTTATCCTTTATCCTATATCCTTTTATGAAAATCACCGGCCTCGTCGCCGCCACCCACACCCCTTTCCATCCAGACGGATCGCTCAATCTCGCCATCGTCGAAACCCAGGCCGCCCACCTCCTCAAAACCGGCGTCCGTCATGCCTTCATTGGCGGCACCACCGGCGAAAGTTCCTCCCTCACCCTCGAAGAACGCCAGGCCATCGCCGTTCGTTGGATGGAAGTTACCCGGGGCAGCGACCTTCGCGTTATCGTCCACGTCGGCACCAACAGCCTTCACGACGCCGCCACGCTCGCCCAACAAGCCCAATCCCTCGGTGCCTTCGCCACCAGCGCCGTGGCTCCCAGCTACTTCAAACCTGCCACAGTCTCCGCCCTCGTCAGCAGCATGGCTTTCATCGCCGCTGCCGCACCCGACCTGCCATTCTACTACTACGAAATCCCCACCATGACCGGCTTGGCGATCTCCCCCTCCGCCTTCCTCACCGCTGCCCACGATCAGATCCCCAACCTCGCAGGGCTGAAATTCACCAGCAGCAACCTCATGGAATACCAGCTCTGCACGCACGCCCAACAAGGCATCTTCGACATCCCCTTCGGCTTCGACGAAATGCTCCTTGCTTCACTCGCCCTGGGTGCCCGTGGTGCCGTCGGATCCAGCTTCAACTTCGCCGCTCCGATCTATCTCAACGTCATGGATGCCTACCATCGCGGCGATCTCGAATCCGCCCGAGCCCATCAATTCCGCTCCGTCCAGCTCATCCAAATCCTCGCCTCTTATGGCTACATGGCCGCCGCCAAAGCCACCATGAAAATGCTCGGAGTCGATGTCGGCCCTCCCCGTCTCCCCACCGAACTCCTCACTCCCGAACGCGTCACTACCCTTCAACGCGAACTCGACCAACTCGGCTTCTTCGACTGGGTCAAAGTCAGTTAGTTCGTCACTACTGCACCGCATAATCTTCCGCCTTGAAACAGTCGCGGGTCGCATACTTGCTCATGAACCGCAGCAACCCCCGACTATACGCCCGCGTCGTCAATCCCCCCGCCGCCATCCCGGCAATGTGACGCGACATGTGCTTTTGCATCATCATGCTAAACTTGCCAGGATACCTCTCCGAAAACTGCATCCCACTTTTGAACAACGCAAAGATGCGACCGTCATAAAAGTAATCGATCAGATCCTGCCAGGCCACCAGCTCGTTGCGGAACCAGTCGATATACTCCCCCGCCTTTGACTCCCAGTCCCCGCCCTGAATGATCACATCCGCCAGCCTTTCCGCTGACACCATCGCCATGCACAATCCCGGAGACAGCATCGGGTCGACAAACCCAAACGAGTCCCCCACCGCCGTCCAGTTCCGTCCATGACCTCGATGCGATATCAACTGATAGTTCGCATAGGTCGTCACCGGCGAAATCCGCACCCGATCACGACAGGTCGAAATCAAAACCGGCGACTCCTCAATGATCCGCTCCAGCTGTTCCTCCGGCGTGTCTCCATACTTCTTCGCATGCTCCTTGTTGATCACCACCCCCACCGACACCTTGCCCGGCAATGGAATCCTCCATCCCCATCCATGCTTCAGCCTTGAAATCAACGTCTGCCCCGACGGCGGCGGCATCACGCAACCCTCATAATGCGCAAAGTGCGACACATCCTTGCGCAACCCCACATCCGCACCGATCCCCAGCAGCTTCGCAAAAAGACGCCGACGCCCACTCGCGTCGATCAACAAATCCGGCTGCCTCCCACCCCATTCCGGCACCAGCGCCAACGTCTCCGCCGATAACTCCGGCGCCCCGTCCACCAACTCCAATTTTGCGGACACCTTCACAAACTTAGCGCCAGCCTCCAGCGCCGTGTCAGTGATCAACTGGTCAAACTCACGCCTCGGCACATTATACGCATAAGTCGGCAACACCCCTTCAATGGCATCAAACGACAACAGCAACGCTTCCTCATCACTCAAAGACCAGGTTACCCCCGGTTTGTAAGTTCCCAAAGCCGCCACCTTCTCCTCAATTCCCAGCCTGCGAAACACCGTCACCAACAGTGGTATCAGTGACTCCCCCACCACCATCTCCGGGCGTTTTTCATCGTCAAAAATCACCGCCTCCATCCCCGCCCTCGCCAGCAAACACGCCAGGGTGCAACCTGCCGGTCCCGACCCAACAATAGCAATCCGTCGTTTCGAATTCACTGCAACCATTTCAAATTTTCGCTGCAAAGCCGTCAAAGGCAAGGCCCGTAACCGGATCATCCCAAATCAACAGGCTGAATCATCACACCGCCAAAACCGGAACTGATGCTGCCGCCGCTTCACGCACACTCAGCCAGGCCGTCTTCGCCAGACTGTCAGGAATATCTACATCGGCAAAAGCCACCACCTGCCCTTTCGAAATCGAGTGCTTCAGTTGTGCCTTCTTCAAAAGCCCCAAAGCCACGGCATCAGGCGTTTCGGCAATCGTCACCGCCTCGCCCCGCAAATCCATGCCCCCGATGGCCGTGTCAATCACATGACCTGCTGGAAGATCGCGCTTCGCCACCGCCACTACATGCACGGTCGGACGGCTTCCATTGTTCAACAAGATCGGCTCGCCTCGCAAAATCCGCCTGATCGTGCGCGGCACCTCCAAATGACACAGATGATAAGGCCGCAGCAACGTATAATACGGCCCGTCACCCAACTTCAAATACCGCAACACCTCAGGTCGTTCCGTCGGATGCTCACCCACGATGAACACCCCCGGTGCCAGCTTCCCGTTCAATACATAATCGCTGATCGGTCCCCCGAACTCCTTCGCCTTCGCGCCAAGAAAAGAGCCCGCCGCCTCCAACTCCATATTCTGAGGCCCAATCATCGCTCTTTGATAAATTCCCGCGCCCAAGCCATTCGCCACCAGCGCCTGCTCAAACTGCATCTTCGTTCCATCGGTGAAACTCACCACCTGCGAGCGGCTGATCCCATTTTTCTCCGCCCAGAAATCCATCTCCGCATCCTTCGGATCATGATTCAGAAAACCCTTCATGTTGCCATAAACGAGCGGCTTGAAACCCATTTGCACCACCTCCTCATGCAAAAGTGCCAATGCCCCAGGCTGATCCCCCTCCGCCTCCGTCAGAATCCCCCGGTCCGCAAAATACGACCCCACCGTCACATGAAACTCCGTCGCCATCGTCACCACCGGCAAACCGCGCAACTGCGCCGCATTCACCACCTCGCTGCCATGCACAATATCCCCGCTGCACTCCACCACCAGATCGCAACTGGAGAGAAACTCCTCAAGCGAATTGGTCAATCCATACTCCGCCATGCTGCCCACGCTATCCACCGGCCGACGCGTCAACACCCGGGTCAAGAGCAAATCTGGCGACGATCTCAACGCCAGGCACAAACCCATCGCGATGAATCCCGTCCCAACAATGCCAATTCTTGCCTTCTCGACATCAAGGTAACGGTGGTGATCTGCTGGCCGACTATGCATATGGGTTAACCATTTATGTATAGCCTCATCCCCGCATGGAAAGCAATTCATTCTCAGCAGTAAATCTTCGCCTCATATCCCCCAAGGCGAAGCCTATAAGCCCCCACGTCGACGACGCCAAACCATGCCCACCACTCCCGCGAGCAACAAAATCACCCTCGAAGGCTCCGGCACCACCGACACCCTCACATAAAATCCATCGTCATCCGCGAACGTCGTCCACATCAGCCCATCCCCCAGAGTCGGCATCGAAGCCAGCGTCGGCACCCCCACCGCCCGGTTCGCCGCCGTCACCCCGCTCCAGTCGATCAGCATCCACGTGTCGTTCTCATTCCAGGTCCAGGCCCCCAACGCCGTCACGTCCAAAGAACTTCCCACCAACGACACCGAACTGCTGCTGAACAACCTCAACACATCGTTTTCTCCCAGCGGATCACTCACGCCCGCGCCGTCGTTCGCAAACAAATCAAACTGCAAGCGCCCGGCCAGATTGATCGCCACATTGGTCAGCCCCCCCACCGCATCATTCCCCAACACCAGATCCTGGGCCAATCCGCCCGTCACCCCGTGCGTGTTCCCCACCATCAAGAACGTCCCCGCCGACAACGTGATGCTCGCCGCCTCGCCACCGGTGATGCTCCCCGTCCCGCCCAGTTTCGCCCCCGAATTC encodes:
- a CDS encoding NAD(P)-dependent oxidoreductase, with amino-acid sequence MHSRPADHHRYLDVEKARIGIVGTGFIAMGLCLALRSSPDLLLTRVLTRRPVDSVGSMAEYGLTNSLEEFLSSCDLVVECSGDIVHGSEVVNAAQLRGLPVVTMATEFHVTVGSYFADRGILTEAEGDQPGALALLHEEVVQMGFKPLVYGNMKGFLNHDPKDAEMDFWAEKNGISRSQVVSFTDGTKMQFEQALVANGLGAGIYQRAMIGPQNMELEAAGSFLGAKAKEFGGPISDYVLNGKLAPGVFIVGEHPTERPEVLRYLKLGDGPYYTLLRPYHLCHLEVPRTIRRILRGEPILLNNGSRPTVHVVAVAKRDLPAGHVIDTAIGGMDLRGEAVTIAETPDAVALGLLKKAQLKHSISKGQVVAFADVDIPDSLAKTAWLSVREAAAASVPVLAV
- a CDS encoding alkene reductase, producing MPSLFDPLTIGDLTLPNRIIMAPLTRSRAGKERIPNELMAEYYVQRSSAGLILTEATSVTPMGVGYADTPGIWSEEQVAGWTKITSAVHAAGGRIFLQLWHVGRISDPLFLNGETPVAPSAVRPAGHVSLVRPEKPFVTPRALDLEEIPGVIEAYRKGAENAKLAGFDGVEIHGANGYLLDQFLQDKTNQRTDEYGGPIENRARLMLEVTDACISVWGADRVGMHLAPRGDAHDMGDSDPLATFTYLATELGKRRIAFICARESQGDGRIGPAIKQAFGGPYIANQGLDQTTAQALLDNGEADAAAFGVLFIANPDLPARFAADTELNTPDPTTFYAPGPKGYTDYSSLTAA
- a CDS encoding galactose oxidase, which codes for MRPLLRLLISMLPISVMANPPPHSWQSLPPIPDPIGFAAPFAGTHNKVLIVAGGANFPEKSPWQGGTKIWHDRAFILEKPDAQWRTDFHLPRPLAYGVSISTPRGIVCIGGSDDQQHFRDVFLLQWLDGKLLTQPLPSLPQTCANACGAAIGNTLFVAGGQTTPASTSALHTFWSLDLTSPNPTWQTLEPWPGPARILATAAAHEGFFYLFSGADLTPGPDGKAQRTWLNDAYRYHPDQGWKKLSALPRPAVAAPSPAPLLNPTSIAVLGGDDGAQLHVAPTAHQGFPKTPLVYDIPTNLWREAPALPFSLVTTTVVTWQNLFVIPGGEAKPGIRSTEVWSLPLSQP
- a CDS encoding dihydrodipicolinate synthase family protein, with the protein product MKITGLVAATHTPFHPDGSLNLAIVETQAAHLLKTGVRHAFIGGTTGESSSLTLEERQAIAVRWMEVTRGSDLRVIVHVGTNSLHDAATLAQQAQSLGAFATSAVAPSYFKPATVSALVSSMAFIAAAAPDLPFYYYEIPTMTGLAISPSAFLTAAHDQIPNLAGLKFTSSNLMEYQLCTHAQQGIFDIPFGFDEMLLASLALGARGAVGSSFNFAAPIYLNVMDAYHRGDLESARAHQFRSVQLIQILASYGYMAAAKATMKMLGVDVGPPRLPTELLTPERVTTLQRELDQLGFFDWVKVS
- a CDS encoding NAD(P)/FAD-dependent oxidoreductase, which codes for MNSKRRIAIVGSGPAGCTLACLLARAGMEAVIFDDEKRPEMVVGESLIPLLVTVFRRLGIEEKVAALGTYKPGVTWSLSDEEALLLSFDAIEGVLPTYAYNVPRREFDQLITDTALEAGAKFVKVSAKLELVDGAPELSAETLALVPEWGGRQPDLLIDASGRRRLFAKLLGIGADVGLRKDVSHFAHYEGCVMPPPSGQTLISRLKHGWGWRIPLPGKVSVGVVINKEHAKKYGDTPEEQLERIIEESPVLISTCRDRVRISPVTTYANYQLISHRGHGRNWTAVGDSFGFVDPMLSPGLCMAMVSAERLADVIIQGGDWESKAGEYIDWFRNELVAWQDLIDYFYDGRIFALFKSGMQFSERYPGKFSMMMQKHMSRHIAGMAAGGLTTRAYSRGLLRFMSKYATRDCFKAEDYAVQ